The DNA segment GTGGGCCATCAGGTGGAAGTGAAACTGGCGATGGCCGGTCATATCATCTGGGCACGTATCACTCCGTGGGCGCGGGACGAGTTGATGGTCCGCGCAGGCCAGTGGCTGTATGCGCAGATCAAAAGCGTGTCGTTGAACCGTTAAGCTTTTGGCGTGTTAAAGGTTTCATATAATGCCAGAACCTGTTCGGCAAACTCGTCGTCCAGAATATAGAAATAGCATTCCGGTACGTTCAGCACGCGGGCGAAGTGACACATCGTGTCGAAGTTCGGGCTGTACGTGCCGCTTTCATATTGCGACACCCTTGAGCGCGCCGTGCTCTCATCAATCCCTCCCAACACACC comes from the Enterobacteriaceae bacterium Kacie_13 genome and includes:
- a CDS encoding helix-turn-helix domain-containing protein, with protein sequence MIPHRLKSARTKARLTQEKLGVLGGIDESTARSRVSQYESGTYSPNFDTMCHFARVLNVPECYFYILDDEFAEQVLALYETFNTPKA